DNA from Leishmania mexicana MHOM/GT/2001/U1103 complete genome, chromosome 9:
agggggggggtgggagggtgggTTGCctcgccccttcctccctttcgTATTCTTTATTACCGTTTCCTTGCCACTGCTTCGTCCAGCCGATGATGGCGCGCAGAACGACGAGTACACCACATGCCACGTggatacacacgcacacacacatatatacgtACATAGATATAGATAATCGGGCgtgcatacacacgcacccccttcacacacacaagcagagagagagcgagggagatTCACAGGCGCAGGTACAAGCGCGCGCATCACACGTGCGTGatgtggcggtgccggtcGGATGGGCCGGGCCTGGGAGGGGGTGACGAGGAGTGAATGCGCTCGTGTTGTACATAAAACACGACCACCTATGCCACCtatgccgccgccgccgcccacacCCAACGGTTTCTCACACATCGTATTTCTTGTACTGGAGCGTCGTGAAGGAGAAAAGTAGCAGCACACCAAGACAGACATGCATCCAAGCCCACTGGTGCCGGCTAAGGAAGGTGCCGGTGGCAGCGTCGTACACTTCGCCCATTatctgcgccgccagctcaGCGCCCTCGCGGTTGGGACGGCGGTAGCGGCCGTCACTCTCGAAGAATACGTTGGCGATaaacgcctcctcctgcttcgGTTCCAcagcacgctgctgctggtatGTCGCAAGGGCGTCGCTGGCGCTCGTcaacgccgccgacgcagcaAGCACACGCTCGCTGATGTCCACAAGCGCCTCTTGATGGTCTTGCATGCTGCCACTGTGCACCAGCTCCGCATCCGTGACAGAGTTGCCGGCGTCCTCAGCAGAAACCGTTGCCGTCATTGCTTGTAGCTCCTTGCATGCAGTCCGCCGCGcttcctccagctgcgctgcgcgtccCTGGGCATCCGATACTTCCCGCTGCATCGTGGCGAACGAGCGCTGGGCGCGAGCAGTTGCGGTGTTGATCTCCGCCTTCTCATCCTCTACCTCTCCAAGCTGTGCGATGAGCTCACCAATGAacctctccttctccgagGCGAGTTGCTGAGGGGGCTGGCGCGGCCGATCGGCCGCGATGGTAACACTCTCCGCAAGATCCTCGATCTTTTCCCGTATGGCTGTGACTGCCGCATGCCGCACCGCTTGCCGCTCTCgggcagccgcctccgccgactTCTGGGCCTCCAGCTCTGCCCTGCAGAAGTTTGTGGCCACCTCGGTTGCGGTCAGCTGCGCGCGCAAGGCCTCTACAAGggcagcatccgcctcggCCGCACGCACGTGGGCGCGCTCAAAACCGTTCTTCCTGTAGTGCTCCACAGGGATCGCAGCACGTCTGGCGCCGTGCTGTTGCGGATACTCCATCTGCTTCCGCACGGATTCCATGTTTTCTAGCAGTCGAAGGCGTGTCTTCTCTTTCTCCGTTGCCTGCGCTTGAgccctctccagctcctcgcgAAGGTGCCTGTGCTCTGCCTGAAGAGCTGCCTGTGCTGACGATGCCTCCCTCAGCTtccgctccagctccgccactTGAGCTGCGTGCTCCGCCGCTCGCCTcgcatctgccgccgccgtgaaaTCTTGTTGGGTCTTCTCTTCTTTCTCCATGGGCTCCtcgcgcggctgcgcatcgGCCAGCCGATGCTTCATGGCGTCTAATTGCTGCCGAAGCCGCGTctcgcgcgctgccgccgcggcttgTGCCTCGTCGAGCTCCGTCTGGTGTCTTGTCCGTTCTCCCTCAAAGGCTGCGTGGGCAGCGCGCAGCTGACTCCCGAGATCTTCCAAGGTCTTCTCCGCCTGTATCGCCGCCAGGTCTGCCGCTGTGCGGGCTGCTTCGGCATCGGCCTTCACCTTCGCTGCCCGCTTTTCTGCCGAGACCAGATGAGCCTGCGCAGTCGCGAGTTGGTCCTCCGCGCGTTTGGCCTTCGCTTGCGTCTCTGCCAGCGACGCCTGGACGTGTCCGAGCTGAGCCGTGCGCTCCTCGAGCGCCTCCTGGAGGGTCAGGTCCGCGCGGACGTCGTCGTGAGTGCCCGCCTGACTCGACGTCTGCGCCACTGCCATTTTCTCCATGAACGCCTGCTTTTCCCTCTCGAAGGCATCGCGCAGCGACTCAGTCTCGCGGcgggcctccgcctccggctgctgcgccgcccggATCTCGTCTTCCATCGACGCCAGACGCATCGCCTGATGCAGCTGACGTGTGCTTTCGTCGTCCAACGAGTCAGGtacacgctgccgctgcgcgtacAGCGCCATGACCGTCGGGTACGCCTCCTTCTCAAGGGCGGCTTGCACGGCCTTGCTGCTGTCAGTGGAGGGGTGGCATACGGCGCACTGCACATGCAGGCCCCGGAGCACCCACGCGACGTCTGTCACAGCGCGGCTTGGCACGTGGCAGATCATGGCCACATCCTCCATAAAGGCTCGGCACAGCTCGTCAGGTGAGTCCCTCACCACCGTCTCCCATTCCTTCTCCGTGAAGGCTTTTGTATGCTGTGTGACAATGGTGGCGTGCGAGGAGCGTGCGCTTCCCGCTGTCGCGgatgacggcgacagcggcggcagggccCGCGCAGGGCCATGAAGGGCTTCCGCAAcaaactgctgctgcgccgtcgtgaGTTCGAACATGTCCCGTGCCGGTGTTGCCGTTCCGTTGTCAGGGGAGGTCTCACCAGGCTTCTCGCCCGTGCGCTCCTGCTGATGACCCAAGACACACaggatgctgctgcgaagAACGTAGGTGCGGCTCTGCAGAGCGCATGGGTGCGGGCATATCCACTGAGTACCCGGAGGCACCATCACCGggacctgctgctgctgctgggtgagcagcaccgccgtagGAGGGTGACTCGCAGCGGCCACGCCGCCCATCGTCATCTTCATGGCGCCGTCTGccatcgcagcagctgcgtcggctgcggtgtgcggcgctgAGGCGCTTCCAGAGGGCACGGAGATGGCAGTGACCGAGGTGCtcgaccgccgctgcgcgtcaCCACCGATTGCCGGGGCCCCGTTGCTGCTCGCCATTGCCTCCACAGAgtcagccaccgccgcgcgcagctgTACCGATGTCGACATGGGCGACTCcgcaccgctggcggcgtgcgtCGATGGTCGGCGGGTACGCTGCGgactcgtcgtcgccgctcccTGCGACCCGGACGCTGGCAGGAGGACGTTTGTGAGAGGTGACGAAGGACGCTGAGACAATCCCTCGACGCCCGTAGGGCACGGGGTGAGTGTGCCGGAgcgccgctcctgcagctgacGCGTCTGCTCGCGCATGAGGGCctcgagctcctcctcgagatgccgcagctccgctgcctccgcctccatcttTTCGCGGGCGATGGCGAGCTCCTGgttgctctcctccttctccctcatgAACTCTGCATGGGCACTTCCCGCCTCCATCAGCTGTAGCTGCCGTATCACCCACTCGTGGAACTGGCCAAGGGCGTGGCTGCCTTTGAGCACATCGGCGTAAGAGAAGCGCGGGTTCGATATAAAATTCTTCTTCAGCTCCTGCACATCTGCCAGCGCGAGCTGCCCGTGGTGGAGGGACCCGACGTTCGATATAAAGGACGGACTGCGCATAGCCGTGACCACGTCGGTCCAGTTCTTCGCCGTCTCGCCGAGCACGCAGAGCACGGCATCCATCACAtgcttcaccaccaccggtgGCAGTCGGTAGCCTTGAATTTCGTGCAGGTGCCGTTTATCGATGCGTTGCACCTTCTTctgcgcctcgcgcagctgccgcttcgcGTCTTCGAGGGACACCTGCACCCGCTTCTGGGCCGCTTGCAGATCGCGCTCGTTCCGACGCGCCGTCTGCATACCGCTAAGCATATTCGAGGCACGCTTGCGGAACTCGGCGAGCTTGTGCTCTATCTGCCGGGTCAACTCTGGGTTTatgccatcgtcgtcgtcgctgtcgacgaccacggcggtggcactctcctcgctgccgcggtgcagGTCGTCGGCGCGGAGGTGGCTGTGCCCTCTGGACTCGGTCCTGAAGCCCAGCACGCGCGTGTACGCATGCAAGAGCTCCCCGGCAAGTCGTCTGTCGTTtccgtcgtcctcgccgccgcaggcggcgctcgtgcagcggcggctcgctgctgtggtggggTAGACGCCAGCGTCACCGGCGCCTTCACCCCGTGCGAAGTGCTCGATTTCTTCGAGCTCCCTCTGCATGGCGTTGATCTCGGCCAGGCGAACGGCccgcgcgacgccgtgctgctcgggtgagggggaggggctgtgGGGGCCACCTGACGGACTGGCGTGCCCAGCGTCTCCGTGTGCACCAGCCGTCGACGCCAGCGAGATCCATGGCTGGATCAGCACCGTCTGGCACGCAGATGccggcaccagcggcggGGTGGCCACAACCGCAGCACTTCTCTCCTTATCATCCggagcgctgccgtcgacgcggCTTGCATTCTGCGGCGTGGACTTCAGGAACTTTGGGTCATTCATGGAGTTGGTGCTTCTTCCCGCGGTCCGAGCGGCGCCCCCTTCCACGGTGTCGTCACCGGCGgaggacggggaggaggggagcgcCAGAATGGACCCCACCCGCCACGATGCTGACCCTGCTGTTTCGTCGAGGAAGCATTCGTAGGCGACAATGGCGCCCACCGTCAGCCCCGGggaggctgctgcggcttcacCCGCCCCCAGGCCTGCCATTCCACGCACTGTTCTTGATCGATATCACTTGCCGCGCACCGCGTGCATCTGTGGACCCGCCGAACGGGATGTGCGTACTTCGGGGGTGCACGTTCTCCTGGCCGTGGCTGTTGCGCTGTGCTCGGGGCGTTGGGTGGGTGTTGTCGCACGAcgctgtgtgggtgtgtgcgtgtcagTGCCCTCTAGGAAAATCGCAGAGAGATCAGCATAGTCTGTGCAACAAAATGTAAGACGGCAGGGAGTATCGGATaaggcgtgtgcgcgtcgtgCTCGCGTGTACGTGTTGCacgcgctggtggtggtggaggggtggagggagacACAAGAGCCACGCAGCACTGCTGTGCGTACGAGGCGAGGACTCGCACGCGCAAGATAGCTAACAGAGGAGAGATGGGCGAGGTCGCCTACATAGATgcttatgtgtgtgtgtacttcAATCTGTGCGGGCGCGTGGTCATGCCGCGGATGCGGCGAGAGTTGCGTGGCAGATGGTGCTTGGAGATCCGTGCGTGGTGAAGATgatggacgacgacgactgtGCAGGGTATGGCTTCTCGCACACGTGACAAAGCCGGTGCGTGCCCAGGCGCGTGTAATGGGCAACGAGATGACCCGTGAAGGGGGGGTGAGTGATGCAGAGAAGAGGTGGGGTATTGAACGCAGCAGACATGTGCGCGCGTCCGTGCGCGGACGGGGAGGCGACCGCCCAGCAGCGCTGACAGAGGAGCCGCACCACTTCGACAATAATcgcgagagaaggaaaaaaaagggtgcggggggcggcagcatcagggtggcggtgcgcacctccatcaccgtctgcccccccccccctcacctcgAGGGGCAGGCGAGGCGTCTTTGGCcaagcggcagcgtcggGTGATGCGTGCTGGCATCACTGTCTGCCACTGAGTTTTGCATCTGTCCTTGTAGTCGAAGCGCCATGTTGCGCGCTGCATTACTTGCGAGTGCGTCGCCTGCATCCGCATCGttgagaggcagaggcagaggcagagagagggtgaTGGCACCCTGTCGCGCGTTACAGCCCGAGGTGTCGCTCGTTCAGCCGCGCGATTGCCTCCGTCACCAGCCGGATGCGGTACTtgatgcgcagcgcctccttcgacTTGTTCATGATCATCcgacgcaccaccgcctccttctTCCGCAGGAACTCGCGAGCCTCCTCGAGGGACATGGGCAGCACAACACCACAGCCCACGTTCATTAACAGAACGCCCGCGTCCTTGACGACGCCCTGCGTGTAAAAATGATTGCCGAGGTCCACCAAGATCTTGTTCCTCCGAGGCGGCTTGTAGGCATCCGCCTGCGCGCGCTTGctcatcagcggcggcgatgcgttGGGTGCACCGCTAGCTGCAGGCGCCAACGCAGAGAgtggcactgctgccgccgcttcggcggcggtggacgcCTCGATGAGGGAATGGTAGCGGGATAGGGCCTGCATGTCATCCATCAGCCACCGCAGCTGGGCACACTGCGCCACAGTCGCGTACAGCTCATCGCGCTGCGACAGGACAGTATCGAGGTTTTGCTTGAGGATGGACTCCAGGAAGCGCTCCAGGTGCAGCACCCCAGCGGGAGCAGAGGCGGCCGGTgacagtgctgctgctgatggctCTGACGGCAATGGGGTAGAGAGGTGGGCAAGGGAGGCCAtcgctgtgtgcgtgagtgcaTGCGTGatggtgggaggaggaggggggcggcgaaggtgcgccaacgaagaggggggagggaggaagggcaGCGCGGTAATGACGAGACGGGTCATGGAGGCAGTGtgatggggatggggagagggagggtggggcaGCAAGCGAGGCCTCAgtcccccctttcccccgcCCGCTGTCCCACTGATCCTCAAGCCAGCTCCCGCAGTTGTAGTCACAGCCGCAGGTTAGCTCTTCCGTTCCGCACTCGTGGTGAGGGACGGGAGCGACTTGGGTGGCCTACGCAGCGCGGTATTCGGGAAGTGCGCGTAAGACACcgccgtgcacacacagagcgtgGGCAGAGCATGCTCGGGTGTGGTTGGAGATCCCGCCGCGTGTTCCTTTGCCTTCGTGTTCGCCTTGAACTCGCCACCACTGTGCAGAGATGAGAAGGggaacggggaggggggagggtcaGCGGGAGGGCCCTCATCACCGCATCTCCACATCGCAGCAGATGCGGGCCGTCTATAGGTCGCCGCGCTCCTCCCCGTCCCTGTCCTCGGCTCCGTCATGgtcacgcgcacgtgcttCGGTCGACGAGAGCGCGGCCGGAGACTGGGCTGCTGTGGTACTAGATGTGTGCGGGGTACGCAGCAGTACGCGCATGCTCGCCTCGTCCAAGTCAAAACGCACCCGCAGCCGCTCAAagtgcttctgctgctcgtgcGTCTCCCAGTACACAATCAGCTGCGATACGATCTCGTCCTCCACCAGGCGTCGGAGGGCGTGGCCGTTCTCTTTCCCGGACCACAGCTGACGATGCTGCTGAACCAGGAAGGAAACAGCCTCATCGCTGATCGTGCTGGAGGTGATCAGGTGCTCGCCGAGCGCGCAAGGGAGGTctgtgacggcgctgcgcacgacgTCTTCGGCCATTGCCGAGGTGAAGGGGTAGTAGACAAAGGTACGGGTGTAGGCGGGTAGAAGAGTGCCGTAGAGGTCCGCGAAGTCGTGCTGTATCATTGCTTCGATCTCGGTGCGCGACTTGCCGACGGTGCGGCCCTGTCGTCCGAAGTCGGTCGTGACGAAGATGATCAACTGCGAAAGCGGGGGCGGTGGCTGTCCACTGAGAGGACTCGAGCTCGCCATCTCTGACGCTGCCGACTGTGCGCTCCCTGTGCCAGCGGCCGCCCCCCATTTCTCGTCTTTGCCCACCTTCGTCGCCGAGCCTCTGCTCCCATCGGGGCCGACGTCCTTCGTCGACTCGTGCATCGTCTGCAGGGACTTCGCCGCCGCATGCCTCGCACCTGTGGCTGTGGCACTGGAAGAGCGCGTGAGCTGCTCTGGGAAGTGAGCCGCCCTGCcaaacagcggcgccagtgcGCTGACGAGAGAAGGGTCCATGGCGGTCAGGTCATCGATCAGCACCACTCCGTGTGGGTAGCGATCCGTGTGGGCGATGATCTGCCCTATGATGCGCTGGCGCGCCTCAGCCACCGACAGGCCGTCAAAACCGGTACCAGCGATGGTCAGCAGATTGTCGCCAGCATCGCACACGTCGCGGTCAGACGCACAGCGCAGCGACAACGCCTGGGACACGAGGCGTGCCGTGTGGGTCTTGCCAACGCCGTTATCCCCGGCAAGGTGCACCACAACCGGCTCACGCGGGTAGGCGAGCTTCCGTCGAAGCACATCGAGCAGCGGGATGACGACTTGCGGCTGGCCTCGCACACGGGCAAGAAGAAGATCTTGCATATCGCGCATGCACTGTCTgcgcacggcgtcgtcggtCGCGAATGGGAGCTCCAGCGGGTACagttgccgctgctcgcgATTCGAGAGTCCGGTGCGCTGCTTCCCTGCCAGCGCAGAGGTCCCccaggagaagagagagatgatgTACCCGGAGGTGGTGTGGCAATACTTTAGCCACTCCTTTATCGGTGTCCCCTGCCGCGAGCACAATGGGCAGCGAGGACATAGCGAGCTGGACGCGTGCGACAACGCCCCTGCCGCGGTGCCCTTCGATATCGACTGCCCCGGCCGCCCGCCCGCTACGGTGGCACTGACCAGCACCAGGACGAAGGCGACGGTACACACGATAGGAACAACGGTCATgccggccgcagcggagacAGGGGTCCGACCGGGTTGGCGACGGGAGATATGCCACCGCAAAGCCTGCCGCGGCAGAAGCGAGGCCATTGCAGCGGAGCAGAGGGTTCTCGCTAGGAGTGGGCGCGCGCTGGTTGCAGCGGATGATGCGttggtggcgacgacgataAAattgagagagggaggggggaggtagACGGGCAAGGAAGGAGGGGGCGAAGCTCGAACGAGGCGCGCCCCCGACTAATGATGATAATGATGATGTGCGTACGtcactctctcgctctcacgCCGTGCGCACATGTGGGTATCACCTGTGCTCTTTGTGGGAGCACagagaggacggcgagggcgagacGGGACGGCGTTGATGTGTACATGCAAGCGCCGACAAGCAGTCCGGCCCTTGATCTGCTAAGCATGTTTTATACGCGAGtgagcggagagggagggggggggtgacggATGAAAGACGCCTGCACGTGTGCCTTGCACGTCACGTGGGGCGCAGCCATACGTGAGCGCCAAGGAGGCGCTATAAATGGGTCTGTGAGAGAGTCGAACACAAGAGCACAGGCGCCTCCGCAGTCCGCTCGCGTAGGATAACACGCCGCGAGAGCTTTCCTTCTCATGCATCCCCCTGTCGTCCATAACTCGCGGCATCTCCTTGGCTGTGGTGgttctcccccctcacacacacacatataacGCGCAGATTCATGTGCACTCCTGTGTGCGCGAGCATCTGCCATGCCATTCTGTCCTCtctgtgggtgggtgggatgggggacgacgacgacggcggcggtgggggggcGGGCACCGAGGAGATGATGGCAGTGATGCGCGAggtcgccccctcccccccacacacacacatctccGGAGCCCTCCTCTCCCGATACCACCTCTGTTATGCTTACACAAAATAAAAGAAACGCAACATCATAAGACGAaacaccgcctcctcacgcACCGGATGGGctcgcggtggcgtgtgcaGACACATCGCGTGTTTCTCCTgcatctttctctctccagCGTGTAAAACGACACGCGGCACGTGGacatcccctccccaccttaCTGCGGAGGACCACTTGGCGGCCCAAAGTTCGGCCCCGCTGGTGACGGGTTCTGCGCTTCATTCACGACTTCCCGCgacgcgacgccgccgaTATCGTTCCACACGCCGTGCTTCatggtgcggctgccgaaCTTGGCGCGGCCACCCTTGCGCCGCGCCAGCTGACCGCGTCGGAACCACACGGCCTGTTCCCTTACGCGGTCCATcagcttctgctgctgccgcggcgcgaCACCGCCATGGATGCCGGTCTTCTGTGGATGAAAGACCGGCCGCCATGTCGCGTTGTGGTGCACGTACGTGCGCTCCAGATGGGCAGGGATGGTCTTGCGCGTGATGAGGGAGACGTACGAGCGGGCCAGAGCGTTGATTTTATGGGTGCGCCACTCGGCGTAGCGCGGCTGCATCATGTCGGCCTTGCGATTCGTGAGCCCCTCCATCGGCAGGCTGTCCTTCAGGAACGCCTTGATGGCGGATACAATGACGCCCTGGTGCTTGTTGTAGAGGTTCAGCAcctgcccctctcgccccATGCGCGCCGTGCGCCCGCTGCGGCTGAGGTACGCGAGCGCGTTCGTCGGCACGTCGAAGTTGATGACCATGTCGACGTGGAGGTCCAGCCCCCGCGCGGCAAGGTCCGTTGCACAGAGCACGTTCGTGCGACCAGAGGCGAAGTCCGCGTACATCTCCTTGCGCACCTTGTAGGGCAGTgaggcgtgcagcagcgacacagcaaagccagcgctgcgcagctgGTGAAACACGGCCGTCGTCGCGTCTATGTTTCGGAAGAAAACGATGGTGCGGCGACCCTCGGCGAAGACGGTGCGGCGAATGGGGCATGTGAAGGGCGCCGCGACTGTGGTCAGGTGTTCCCAGTGAAGCGGACGCACGCGCTCGAGGGTGTAGCGCGCGTACGAGTCGTGGTCGTAGTCATCGTCTGGCGCTGCGTTTTCcgtggcggagaggcgcGCCGAAGGCACGGATGCGGGCCCTTCTTGCGGGGTCCCTACCGCAACCTCATCGACGTCCACGACGTCATCGGTGACGGCCTCACCGCTGCCAGAGTTCTTTGCCTGCTCCTGGTGCTCTTTCCACGCGCATCGCCGCACCGCTTCATGCCATTCGGCCAGCGACCCAGAGAGCTTGCGTGGGTTCGTGTGCACGTCCACCTCGGCAACGTCTGTGTCTATCGGGAGCGGCACATGCCCGTTCTTGCGAAGAAGGTGCATCAGCACCGTGAACTTCTCCGGCTCACGGCGAATCGCGTAGAAGCGAtgacgcagccgcgcctgTGGGCGGTGCATCTGCTGCCGGAACATGCACGTCACGGGATCGCTGATCTTGCGGCCGACGATGTACTCCAGCTTGCGCGTCATGTAGGCGGTGACGAAGACGTACTGAGTCTGCACAGGCCAGAGGTACTTGAACTGGTTTCGCTTCTGCACCTTCatgagcagctgcacagcgtCGTGATCGTGCAGAGAGCTCATCATCGCATCCGCCTCGTCTACGGCGAAGTAGCGCAGGTCTTCGATGAAGAGGCGACGCGTGCGTAGGAGTCGTAGGATGAGCTTCGGGTCCATGACTAGTACGTCCGCCATGGTGTTCGTCAGCAGCCTCGACAGGTGGTACTTGGAGCGCTTGCGGGACGTGAAGCACACCGAGGTCAGGCCCGTCGCGGCATccaggcgcgcgcacactgtctgcagctgctccaccaaCTCCTTCGTCGGCGCAAGCAAGATCATGCGAGGGCGGCGCTCACGCAGCGGGATCTTGTACACGTCTCGGTCCTTCTCCATGTTCTGGTAGAGGGGCAGCAGGTAGGCCAGAGTCTTGCCTTCCCCATGCggggcggcgatgacggtgttcttgcgctgcagcacggcctcGATGGCGGTCTGCTGGATCGGCGATGGCGTGGAGACACCCATGTCAGCGAGCgctgcctgcagcgccggaGTGACCAGCATGTCGGAAAAGTTGTCCACCATCTTTGTCTTTACGGGCTTGGCGAGGAGCGGCGACTGCGCGGCGCGCGATGGGGAGAGGCTCTGCAGCACCTGATGGCTCGCAGCGTGGTCGACGCGCTCGCCAATCGATTGGCTGAAGGTGCCGCCGTACGCCTTCAGCTGACGTGGCACAATCAAGGTGCGCACTTGACACCGGTGCTGCGACCACGGCAGGGATGACGAAACgatgcggccgctgctgcttccagTAATTCGCGTGTTGGAGCTCCGCACACAAGtgagagagcgcgcgagggtGGCAACCGAGCAGCTGCATCCAACGGTGGGAAGCCGCGTCGATGCCCCCGCCATCTCCACTTTGGCAGGGCGGAGGCGTTCGACCAGATGCGTCCCGTGGCCACCGGCGCACCTCGCGCCGATGCgtgtggtgcgtgtgcgtgtatgagGAATCCGCCCGGGACAGATGATGAACGTCAGAGCACCCCCCAGGCGACCTGAGAGGCTCTAGGAATGGaaagggtgtgcgtgggcggaggagagagagagcggaggaTGTTGCGTGGGGGTCTGCGTTgacggcggagagggagggtgggcgAACGCTTCGACCTCCACCCATCACCATCACGCGAGCGTACTCCCGCAttggagggagagagaaaggcgcgtgtgcctcctttcacggcagcggaggctgCGTGCTTCTCATGACACGGACTCGTGACGCAGTACCgtcacgcgcgcgtgtgcgcctcacatgacggagacggcgtcgagggagagaagagcgtGCAGAAAGGGAAACCGTaaaaggcacacacacacacacacacacacacgctcaagCACAGGCGACCTCTCGCACAACAACGCTTCGACAAATTGCTTcaggcagagggagagattAGTtagacacacgcaccgtGGGTAGGCTATTTTAGACGGCACACGTGCATCAACGCGCGTTCCATGTCCAACCAGTAACGGTGTCCCTGCATCGCTCCACTagttcaccaccaccagcgcctgcttcgccagcgccatGGCACCATCAAACGTTTTCATGCCGCCGATGAAGCCGGAGACGTGCACAAACACGCCGCCCTCGATGCCGCAGGCTGTGCTCAGCGTATCGTCGCGCAGGCCACGATACGGCAGCGGCTTGCGGTTCTCGAAGCTAGTACTCGTCTTGGgcaccgcctgcacgcgcCACCCTTTGCCGTCGGAGAAGACCACGTAGAGCACGGCGCCAAGGCAGTTGCTCTCGGCCTCTAACTCAAGAAGGTGATCCTTCCATGGGCATACCTTTACGTCCTTGAACACCATGATCTTGCCGCTCTCGTCGAACTCGTGGCGCCGCTGAAAGGCAGCCTCGACGATGGAGCGGGCCGGCAGCCAGCTGAAGGCGAGGTACGTGAGTGCCTCGAAGAACTCCGTTACTGCCATCTCCACGGCCACGGCAAACTTCGCGTTCTCGGCCACAACGTCGCCGTTCTCCGGCTCGTTCCAGtacgcctgcagctgcccaATGCGCTGTGACAGGTTCGTGCTT
Protein-coding regions in this window:
- a CDS encoding kinetoplast-associated protein-like protein; protein product: MAGLGAGEAAAASPGLTVGAIVAYECFLDETAGSASWRVGSILALPSSPSSAGDDTVEGGAARTAGRSTNSMNDPKFLKSTPQNASRVDGSAPDDKERSAAVVATPPLVPASACQTVLIQPWISLASTAGAHGDAGHASPSGGPHSPSPSPEQHGVARAVRLAEINAMQRELEEIEHFARGEGAGDAGVYPTTAASRRCTSAACGGEDDGNDRRLAGELLHAYTRVLGFRTESRGHSHLRADDLHRGSEESATAVVVDSDDDDGINPELTRQIEHKLAEFRKRASNMLSGMQTARRNERDLQAAQKRVQVSLEDAKRQLREAQKKVQRIDKRHLHEIQGYRLPPVVVKHVMDAVLCVLGETAKNWTDVVTAMRSPSFISNVGSLHHGQLALADVQELKKNFISNPRFSYADVLKGSHALGQFHEWVIRQLQLMEAGSAHAEFMREKEESNQELAIAREKMEAEAAELRHLEEELEALMREQTRQLQERRSGTLTPCPTGVEGLSQRPSSPLTNVLLPASGSQGAATTSPQRTRRPSTHAASGAESPMSTSVQLRAAVADSVEAMASSNGAPAIGGDAQRRSSTSVTAISVPSGSASAPHTAADAAAAMADGAMKMTMGGVAAASHPPTAVLLTQQQQQVPVMVPPGTQWICPHPCALQSRTYVLRSSILCVLGHQQERTGEKPGETSPDNGTATPARDMFELTTAQQQFVAEALHGPARALPPLSPSSATAGSARSSHATIVTQHTKAFTEKEWETVVRDSPDELCRAFMEDVAMICHVPSRAVTDVAWVLRGLHVQCAVCHPSTDSSKAVQAALEKEAYPTVMALYAQRQRVPDSLDDESTRQLHQAMRLASMEDEIRAAQQPEAEARRETESLRDAFEREKQAFMEKMAVAQTSSQAGTHDDVRADLTLQEALEERTAQLGHVQASLAETQAKAKRAEDQLATAQAHLVSAEKRAAKVKADAEAARTAADLAAIQAEKTLEDLGSQLRAAHAAFEGERTRHQTELDEAQAAAAARETRLRQQLDAMKHRLADAQPREEPMEKEEKTQQDFTAAADARRAAEHAAQVAELERKLREASSAQAALQAEHRHLREELERAQAQATEKEKTRLRLLENMESVRKQMEYPQQHGARRAAIPVEHYRKNGFERAHVRAAEADAALVEALRAQLTATEVATNFCRAELEAQKSAEAAARERQAVRHAAVTAIREKIEDLAESVTIAADRPRQPPQQLASEKERFIGELIAQLGEVEDEKAEINTATARAQRSFATMQREVSDAQGRAAQLEEARRTACKELQAMTATVSAEDAGNSVTDAELVHSGSMQDHQEALVDISERVLAASAALTSASDALATYQQQRAVEPKQEEAFIANVFFESDGRYRRPNREGAELAAQIMGEVYDAATGTFLSRHQWAWMHVCLGVLLLFSFTTLQYKKYDV
- a CDS encoding DEAD/DEAH box helicase-like protein, with protein sequence MAGASTRLPTVGCSCSVATLARSLTCVRSSNTRITGSSSGRIVSSSLPWSQHRCQVRTLIVPRQLKAYGGTFSQSIGERVDHAASHQVLQSLSPSRAAQSPLLAKPVKTKMVDNFSDMLVTPALQAALADMGVSTPSPIQQTAIEAVLQRKNTVIAAPHGEGKTLAYLLPLYQNMEKDRDVYKIPLRERRPRMILLAPTKELVEQLQTVCARLDAATGLTSVCFTSRKRSKYHLSRLLTNTMADVLVMDPKLILRLLRTRRLFIEDLRYFAVDEADAMMSSLHDHDAVQLLMKVQKRNQFKYLWPVQTQYVFVTAYMTRKLEYIVGRKISDPVTCMFRQQMHRPQARLRHRFYAIRREPEKFTVLMHLLRKNGHVPLPIDTDVAEVDVHTNPRKLSGSLAEWHEAVRRCAWKEHQEQAKNSGSGEAVTDDVVDVDEVAVGTPQEGPASVPSARLSATENAAPDDDYDHDSYARYTLERVRPLHWEHLTTVAAPFTCPIRRTVFAEGRRTIVFFRNIDATTAVFHQLRSAGFAVSLLHASLPYKVRKEMYADFASGRTNVLCATDLAARGLDLHVDMVINFDVPTNALAYLSRSGRTARMGREGQVLNLYNKHQGVIVSAIKAFLKDSLPMEGLTNRKADMMQPRYAEWRTHKINALARSYVSLITRKTIPAHLERTYVHHNATWRPVFHPQKTGIHGGVAPRQQQKLMDRVREQAVWFRRGQLARRKGGRAKFGSRTMKHGVWNDIGGVASREVVNEAQNPSPAGPNFGPPSGPPQ